Proteins encoded together in one Yersinia mollaretii ATCC 43969 window:
- a CDS encoding YfgG family protein — translation MKRRPSTQLTKIILLVSFLILFGRLLYAAIASVSHHQERREAQRVEQSIEGESPGPHETDLTP, via the coding sequence ATGAAGAGACGGCCATCAACACAACTAACAAAAATAATCCTACTGGTGAGCTTCCTCATCCTATTTGGCCGCTTATTGTATGCCGCCATTGCTTCTGTTTCGCATCATCAAGAACGGCGTGAAGCGCAGCGGGTCGAGCAGTCTATTGAGGGCGAATCCCCTGGCCCTCATGAGACTGATCTTACCCCTTAG
- the mgtE gene encoding magnesium transporter encodes MPVPIMPASLSAVVKNKTKNNAKKLAEIRNRILSLLLNNKALVDGILGRQEDREKLSDEQLSAQTLEIKNLLDDLHAADLADLLEALPNDERLALWRLVKNEKRGQTLVEVSETVWDTLIKEMSDKDLLKAMRTLHVDEQAYLAEYLPRNLMGRLLTSLDPDQRARVREVIQYGRDTVGQMMDFELVTVRADVTLATVQRYLRYRKNIPDATDKIFVIDRKNTLLGELPLTAILLNAPDTKVFQVMESNPTTFQPEQKAEDAAGAFERYDLISAAVIDAKGKLMGRLTIEEIVDVVNEESDTTLRRMGGLSPEEDVFSPVGRAVRTRWSWLAINLCTAFVASRVIGLFEDTISQLVALAALMPIVAGIGGNTGNQTITMIVRALALHHIQQGNVTFLMFRELGVALINGLVWGGIMGVVTYLLYGDPAMGGVMTLAMMLNLLMAALMGVIIPMTMARLGRDPAIGSSVMITAITDTGGFFIFLGLATLFLV; translated from the coding sequence ATGCCTGTACCGATAATGCCTGCATCACTCTCTGCCGTTGTCAAAAACAAAACTAAAAACAATGCGAAAAAACTGGCTGAGATACGCAACCGGATACTCTCCCTATTACTGAATAATAAAGCCTTGGTTGACGGTATTCTTGGCCGTCAGGAGGATCGGGAAAAGCTCAGCGATGAGCAGTTGTCAGCACAAACGCTAGAAATCAAAAATCTGCTCGATGACCTACACGCGGCGGACCTTGCCGACCTGCTCGAAGCCCTGCCCAATGACGAACGTTTGGCCTTGTGGCGCTTAGTCAAAAATGAGAAGCGCGGCCAAACCTTGGTTGAGGTCTCTGAGACGGTGTGGGACACCCTGATCAAAGAGATGAGCGACAAAGATCTGCTCAAGGCGATGCGCACTTTGCATGTCGATGAGCAAGCTTATCTGGCCGAATATCTACCACGAAATCTGATGGGCCGTCTGCTCACCTCACTGGACCCCGACCAGCGCGCCCGCGTGCGGGAAGTGATCCAGTATGGCCGTGACACTGTCGGTCAGATGATGGATTTCGAGCTGGTCACCGTGCGCGCAGACGTGACACTGGCGACAGTACAGCGCTATTTGCGCTATCGGAAAAACATTCCCGACGCGACAGATAAAATCTTCGTCATTGACCGCAAGAATACCTTACTCGGCGAATTGCCACTGACCGCGATCCTGCTCAACGCACCGGACACCAAGGTTTTTCAGGTCATGGAGAGCAACCCGACCACCTTCCAACCCGAGCAAAAAGCGGAAGATGCGGCTGGCGCATTTGAACGTTATGACTTAATCAGTGCGGCGGTGATTGATGCCAAAGGCAAACTGATGGGCCGCCTGACCATCGAAGAGATCGTCGATGTGGTCAATGAAGAGAGCGACACCACCTTAAGACGGATGGGGGGCTTAAGCCCGGAAGAGGATGTCTTCTCTCCCGTTGGCCGTGCGGTCCGTACCCGCTGGTCATGGCTAGCGATCAACCTTTGTACCGCGTTTGTGGCCTCACGGGTGATCGGCCTATTCGAAGATACTATTTCGCAACTGGTGGCACTGGCGGCATTAATGCCCATCGTGGCCGGCATTGGCGGTAACACCGGCAATCAAACCATCACCATGATTGTCCGCGCCTTAGCGTTGCATCATATTCAGCAGGGCAATGTGACCTTCCTGATGTTCAGGGAGTTGGGGGTGGCCCTGATCAATGGATTGGTCTGGGGCGGTATCATGGGGGTGGTCACTTATCTGCTCTATGGCGACCCAGCAATGGGTGGCGTCATGACATTGGCCATGATGCTGAATTTGTTAATGGCGGCATTAATGGGGGTCATTATCCCGATGACCATGGCCCGATTAGGCCGTGATCCCGCCATCGGCTCCAGTGTGATGATCACAGCCATCACCGATACTGGCGGCTTTTTCATCTTTCTGGGACTCGCCACCCTATTCTTAGTGTAG
- a CDS encoding diguanylate cyclase: MDLSAAEKPAPDNKTILHITIVSVVVFLLALFCIQLSEQSENLAPLWFPTAVLMVALFHHPSRYWSWQLLSAGICIVAANFILYGVSWFPLPLTAINLAESTVGAWLLRRFLQPKDPLNNLFSWLKFSICTVIVVPLLSGLAAAWYLSPQNGSFTQVLTVWFMSEAIGMLALGPVGLLYRRGYFNIATKSKALFDMMGMMILSLAACYIGLIYLPFPFTFVIMALIWTAIRLPRFETFTVCFLATLLIAMMINFNLFTLQGDTTLSVQAFSFIPLLMVLIPPHAMAMVMHSFRMEKEHIIESENRFRNAMEYSAIGMALVSPEGKWMQVNQALCKLLDYSQETLLTLTFQQITHPEDLSADLKLLDDLYHDRIPSYSMEKRYIRSDGEVVWALLVVSVVRDHQQQPLYYISQVEDINDLKKTEIINRRLMERITLANEAGGIGIWELDLRKQLISWDKRMYELFHVPLHTPVDDNVWRQYIHPEDLNRVNREYSAALNQRQPYRLEFRLLLPNGEIVHLRNQANMVCDKSGNILRVIGTTLDMTEIRNLTEALHEEKERLHITLDSIGEAVVCTDQEMKITFMNPVAEKMTGWANTIALGQPVNHIIKLTHGVDGPEIENPIEHCLNHRPYSSLNESIVLHHRDGQYYDIQESVAPLKTLEGGVVGAVMVFQDVGESRAMMRKLSHSALHDNLTSLPNRANFENKLKAAIQVSVELNQQHALAFLDLDYFKAVNDTAGHPAGDALLKELSQLMRQHLRNSDCVARLGGDEFGLLMLNCTLPHAKAITQSLVSMINGYHFYWEDKLYRIGASAGVTQISSSNNQRSEIMAQADIACYTAKHSGRGQVFLYQPRQKQLLARQHELLSKEDVENILSESQLTLQLTPTAPPKTPLSVCFYQVSFVVTRPQNMNVSQAAFQEAALLYGLLPQMDGWVCEQLLVAHAEAINRKGLALAIPLSEIALLKEDFRQSLLSLVQQTPLPPQSLYWMVDESTLLQYPFAIGNFLAKLQEQGCQLIVKEFGHNLNDFELLAEHTINYLKFNSDLIAHIHINQMDEVLVSIINGTAQRANIATLAGPAELPPTLSKLIAIGVDLADGETIGRTQPLSEVLHSGYFAAK, translated from the coding sequence ATGGATCTCAGCGCGGCCGAAAAACCGGCACCTGACAATAAAACCATTCTGCACATCACTATCGTCAGCGTAGTGGTGTTTTTGCTTGCACTCTTTTGTATCCAACTCTCTGAGCAATCAGAAAATCTGGCCCCGCTGTGGTTCCCAACCGCCGTGTTAATGGTGGCCCTGTTCCACCACCCTTCGCGCTACTGGTCGTGGCAATTATTGTCGGCGGGAATCTGTATCGTTGCCGCTAACTTTATTTTATATGGCGTCAGTTGGTTCCCGCTGCCGCTCACCGCGATCAATCTGGCGGAGTCCACCGTCGGGGCATGGTTGCTGCGCAGATTCCTGCAACCCAAAGACCCGCTGAATAATCTGTTTAGTTGGCTCAAGTTCTCGATTTGCACCGTGATTGTCGTGCCGCTGCTGAGCGGGCTGGCAGCAGCTTGGTACTTGTCACCACAAAACGGCAGCTTTACGCAAGTGCTCACCGTGTGGTTTATGTCCGAAGCCATCGGCATGTTAGCGCTTGGGCCTGTGGGGCTGCTCTATCGCCGGGGCTACTTCAATATCGCGACCAAGAGTAAAGCGCTGTTTGACATGATGGGGATGATGATCTTATCGCTGGCTGCTTGCTATATCGGCCTGATTTATCTGCCCTTCCCTTTCACTTTTGTCATTATGGCGTTGATCTGGACCGCCATCCGCTTGCCCCGTTTTGAGACATTTACCGTCTGTTTTCTCGCCACCTTACTGATCGCGATGATGATCAATTTTAATCTATTTACCCTTCAGGGCGATACCACACTGTCGGTTCAGGCGTTCTCCTTTATTCCGTTATTGATGGTGTTAATCCCCCCCCATGCGATGGCGATGGTGATGCACTCTTTCCGCATGGAGAAAGAGCATATTATTGAGAGTGAAAACCGCTTTCGTAATGCTATGGAGTACTCCGCCATCGGCATGGCGCTGGTTTCACCGGAAGGCAAATGGATGCAGGTGAATCAGGCATTGTGCAAGCTGCTGGATTACTCTCAGGAGACCTTACTGACCCTGACTTTCCAGCAAATTACTCATCCAGAAGATCTCTCGGCTGACCTGAAATTACTTGATGACCTGTACCATGACCGCATCCCCAGCTACTCGATGGAGAAGCGCTATATCCGCAGCGATGGCGAGGTGGTGTGGGCGCTGCTGGTGGTTAGTGTGGTGCGAGATCACCAACAACAACCGCTCTACTACATCTCGCAGGTCGAGGACATCAATGATCTGAAAAAGACCGAGATCATTAACCGCCGCCTAATGGAGCGCATTACACTCGCCAACGAAGCGGGCGGTATTGGCATCTGGGAGTTGGACCTGAGAAAACAGCTCATCAGTTGGGATAAGCGGATGTACGAACTTTTCCATGTCCCGCTGCACACCCCAGTTGATGATAATGTTTGGCGGCAATACATTCACCCGGAAGATTTAAACCGGGTCAATCGCGAATACAGCGCGGCCCTCAATCAGCGCCAGCCCTATCGTCTGGAGTTCCGGTTACTGTTGCCGAACGGTGAGATTGTCCATCTGCGCAATCAGGCCAATATGGTCTGTGATAAGAGCGGCAATATTCTGCGGGTGATTGGCACCACGCTGGACATGACCGAGATCAGAAACCTGACGGAAGCCCTGCACGAAGAGAAAGAGCGGCTGCATATCACACTGGACTCCATCGGCGAAGCGGTGGTCTGCACCGATCAGGAGATGAAAATTACCTTTATGAACCCGGTCGCCGAGAAAATGACCGGTTGGGCCAACACCATCGCGCTGGGTCAGCCCGTCAACCATATCATCAAGCTGACCCATGGCGTCGATGGTCCAGAAATTGAGAACCCAATAGAGCATTGTCTCAACCATCGACCTTACTCTTCGCTGAATGAGTCGATAGTATTACATCATCGCGACGGGCAATATTACGACATTCAGGAGTCGGTTGCGCCGCTGAAAACCCTCGAAGGCGGCGTAGTCGGGGCGGTGATGGTGTTCCAGGATGTCGGCGAGTCTCGCGCCATGATGCGCAAACTCAGCCACAGCGCACTGCACGATAATCTGACTAGCCTGCCCAACCGCGCCAATTTTGAAAATAAATTGAAAGCGGCGATTCAGGTTAGTGTCGAGCTTAACCAGCAACATGCGCTGGCCTTCCTCGATTTAGACTATTTTAAAGCCGTCAACGACACAGCAGGGCATCCGGCGGGGGATGCCCTGCTGAAAGAGCTGAGCCAGTTAATGCGCCAGCACTTACGCAACAGCGATTGTGTCGCACGCCTCGGCGGGGATGAGTTTGGTTTGCTGATGCTCAATTGCACCCTGCCCCACGCCAAAGCCATCACCCAAAGTCTGGTCTCGATGATCAATGGCTACCATTTCTACTGGGAAGATAAGCTCTATCGTATTGGTGCCAGCGCGGGTGTGACCCAAATCAGCAGCAGCAACAATCAGCGCAGTGAAATCATGGCGCAGGCCGATATCGCCTGTTATACCGCCAAGCACAGTGGACGCGGTCAGGTGTTCCTCTATCAGCCACGGCAAAAACAGCTATTGGCTCGCCAGCACGAATTGCTGAGCAAAGAGGATGTTGAAAATATCCTCAGTGAGAGCCAACTGACACTACAACTGACCCCGACTGCGCCACCCAAAACGCCGCTGTCCGTCTGTTTTTATCAGGTCAGTTTTGTAGTCACTCGGCCACAAAATATGAATGTCAGCCAAGCCGCATTTCAGGAAGCCGCGCTGCTGTATGGCCTACTGCCGCAAATGGATGGCTGGGTGTGCGAACAATTGTTAGTGGCGCACGCCGAGGCCATTAACCGCAAAGGGCTGGCACTGGCTATCCCGTTATCAGAGATAGCGCTGCTCAAAGAGGATTTCCGCCAATCACTGCTATCACTGGTGCAACAGACCCCGCTGCCCCCGCAAAGTCTCTACTGGATGGTCGATGAATCTACCCTGCTGCAATATCCGTTTGCCATTGGTAATTTCCTCGCCAAGCTGCAAGAGCAGGGGTGCCAGCTCATCGTCAAAGAATTTGGTCATAATCTAAACGATTTTGAGCTATTGGCTGAGCACACCATCAACTACCTGAAATTCAACAGCGATTTAATTGCCCATATCCATATTAATCAAATGGATGAGGTGCTGGTGTCGATCATCAATGGCACGGCGCAGCGGGCCAATATCGCCACACTGGCAGGCCCGGCGGAGTTACCTCCAACCCTCAGCAAGCTGATTGCGATTGGTGTCGATTTAGCCGACGGCGAAACCATTGGCCGCACCCAGCCGCTGTCTGAGGTACTTCACAGCGGCTATTTCGCGGCGAAGTGA
- the yegD gene encoding molecular chaperone, giving the protein MFIGFDYGTANCSVAVMRGDDPELLTLENSDVYLPSMLCAPTREAVSECLHRHWQVPTGSDENQQLLRRAMTFNREEDIPVTADSLMFGLSALAQYIEDPEEVYFVKSPKSFLGANGLKPQQLALFEDLVCAMMFHIKRQAESVLAAEINQTVIGRPVNFQGSGGEEANRQAEGILLRAAQRAGFRDIAFQFEPVAAGLDFEATLTEEKTVLVVDIGGGTTDCSVLLMGPKWQGVADRQQSLLGHSGCRVGGNDLDIMLAFKQLMPLFGMGGETEKGIAMPSLPYWNAVATNDVPAQSDFYSIANGRFLRDLIRDAANPQQVERLLKVYQQRLSYRIVRAAEESKIALSEQEQVAAALSFVQPELGQTISQQQLAEAISQPLQRIQEQVSLALSTSQITPDVIYLTGGSARSPLLRAALQQQLPGIPLVGGNDFGSVTAGLARWAQTLYR; this is encoded by the coding sequence ATGTTCATTGGATTTGACTACGGCACAGCAAACTGCTCAGTTGCCGTGATGCGGGGCGATGATCCCGAATTGCTGACGCTGGAAAATAGTGACGTCTATCTGCCATCCATGCTGTGTGCACCCACACGGGAAGCGGTCAGTGAGTGCCTGCACCGCCATTGGCAAGTGCCGACAGGCAGTGACGAAAACCAGCAACTCTTACGCCGGGCCATGACGTTTAACCGCGAAGAAGATATTCCGGTCACTGCTGATAGCCTGATGTTCGGCCTCTCCGCGCTGGCGCAATATATTGAAGATCCAGAAGAAGTTTACTTTGTAAAATCACCCAAATCCTTCTTGGGGGCCAATGGCCTGAAGCCGCAGCAACTGGCGCTGTTTGAGGATTTGGTCTGCGCCATGATGTTCCATATTAAGCGGCAGGCAGAGTCCGTCTTGGCCGCAGAAATCAACCAAACGGTGATTGGTCGCCCGGTCAACTTTCAGGGTTCCGGTGGCGAAGAGGCCAATCGTCAGGCCGAAGGCATTTTATTGCGCGCTGCACAACGTGCCGGTTTTCGCGATATCGCCTTCCAGTTTGAGCCAGTCGCGGCGGGGCTGGACTTTGAAGCCACACTGACCGAAGAGAAAACCGTGCTGGTGGTGGATATTGGCGGCGGAACCACGGACTGCTCAGTGCTGTTGATGGGGCCGAAATGGCAGGGCGTGGCGGACCGCCAGCAAAGTCTACTGGGCCACAGTGGTTGCCGCGTCGGCGGTAACGATCTGGATATCATGCTCGCGTTTAAGCAACTGATGCCGCTGTTTGGTATGGGGGGCGAAACTGAAAAAGGCATTGCCATGCCGTCGCTGCCCTACTGGAATGCGGTTGCCACCAATGATGTTCCGGCGCAGAGCGACTTCTACAGCATCGCCAATGGCCGCTTCTTACGAGATCTGATCCGCGACGCGGCGAATCCGCAGCAAGTGGAGCGCCTGCTGAAAGTGTATCAACAGCGCCTCAGCTACCGCATCGTGCGGGCCGCCGAAGAGAGCAAAATTGCCCTGTCCGAGCAGGAGCAGGTCGCCGCCGCACTGAGTTTTGTCCAGCCGGAATTGGGCCAGACCATCAGCCAACAGCAGTTAGCCGAGGCCATCTCCCAGCCGCTGCAACGGATTCAGGAGCAAGTCAGCCTCGCGCTCTCCACCAGCCAGATCACCCCAGATGTGATCTATCTGACCGGTGGCAGCGCCCGCTCTCCGTTACTGCGTGCCGCCTTGCAGCAGCAACTGCCGGGTATCCCGTTAGTGGGTGGCAATGACTTTGGCTCAGTCACCGCCGGGTTAGCACGCTGGGCGCAGACACTGTATCGGTAA
- a CDS encoding fimbrial protein — MNINMKKKLIVTSLLTASVFASAANAANGSINVIGKIVASPCEIDTTKTTATVDLGNINLNKKDTIPAEKDITISLKNCPFTSKTATVKFNGTADGENFKLEGGAKGYALQLIDTDGTTPIKFDKNALALNMTGQPAHDLKYKVKFLKTGTKVTDFEAASKSTGEVTATVNYEVTFN, encoded by the coding sequence ATGAATATCAATATGAAAAAGAAACTGATTGTGACCTCTTTACTGACAGCTTCTGTATTTGCATCAGCTGCCAATGCAGCGAATGGTTCAATTAATGTTATAGGTAAGATTGTAGCAAGCCCATGCGAGATAGATACAACAAAAACAACTGCCACGGTAGATCTTGGAAACATTAATTTGAACAAAAAAGATACTATCCCAGCCGAAAAAGACATTACTATCAGTCTTAAAAACTGCCCTTTCACGAGCAAAACTGCCACAGTAAAATTTAACGGTACAGCAGATGGTGAGAATTTCAAATTGGAGGGTGGCGCTAAAGGTTATGCATTACAACTGATTGATACTGATGGCACTACACCAATCAAATTTGATAAAAATGCCCTAGCCCTAAATATGACTGGCCAACCGGCTCATGACCTAAAGTATAAGGTTAAATTCCTCAAAACCGGTACTAAAGTTACTGATTTCGAAGCTGCATCCAAGTCAACGGGTGAAGTAACTGCAACGGTAAATTACGAAGTAACTTTTAACTAA
- a CDS encoding fimbrial biogenesis chaperone translates to MPWLKSLLFIACLTGVIHSAQAGVLVGGTRVIYDGAKKEATLSVTNQDKSTPYLIQSWVDNIEATNNNKAPFIITPPLFRLDAGQESNLRILLAGGSLPQDRESAYWLNVKTIPSSKKSDGNQLFISIKNRIKLFYRPAGLVGQAADAYKALSFSRQGQQLKISNPTPYYVSFHTLKVGASEIKGPLMIAPKGTLTADLPANASGTVSWQAITDFGGTSDSATATL, encoded by the coding sequence ATGCCGTGGTTAAAATCGTTACTCTTTATCGCCTGCTTAACCGGCGTGATACATTCAGCTCAGGCCGGGGTATTAGTCGGCGGCACGCGCGTTATTTATGATGGGGCGAAAAAAGAAGCCACCCTGTCGGTGACTAATCAGGATAAAAGCACTCCTTATTTAATTCAAAGCTGGGTCGATAATATCGAGGCCACCAATAATAACAAAGCGCCCTTTATCATCACCCCGCCCCTATTCCGCTTAGATGCCGGGCAAGAGAGTAACCTGCGCATTCTGTTGGCTGGCGGGAGTTTGCCGCAAGACCGCGAATCCGCCTATTGGCTGAATGTCAAAACTATTCCTTCGAGCAAAAAAAGCGACGGCAACCAGCTATTTATCTCGATTAAAAACCGCATCAAATTGTTTTACCGCCCAGCAGGTCTGGTGGGCCAAGCAGCCGATGCCTATAAAGCGCTGAGCTTCTCTCGTCAGGGTCAGCAACTGAAAATCAGCAACCCCACCCCCTACTACGTCTCTTTCCATACCCTGAAAGTGGGTGCCAGTGAGATCAAAGGCCCGCTGATGATTGCCCCCAAAGGCACGCTGACCGCAGACCTACCCGCCAACGCCTCTGGCACGGTGAGCTGGCAGGCGATTACTGATTTTGGCGGCACCTCTGACTCCGCCACTGCCACCTTATAA
- a CDS encoding fimbria/pilus outer membrane usher protein, which translates to MTQLHLALPPATRALRLAIQLALGLTALSSPTWAEDYFNPGSLEIKDASYAAIDLTIFSQSGAQLPGSYRVDIYLNGQQIETRDVNFIQDNGQLLAEITPQQLADLGVKVAAFPALQQQPADLPVTQLGQFIPAASSQFDFNKQRLDLSIPQAALNSQARGYIDPKQWDQGIPALMLNYNLSGANSKQNSQSSSSHFLNLRSGLNWGPWRLRNNSTYSQSSNGQRQWNMLTNTLQRDIHAIKGQLTLGDSYTPGDILTGVPFRGVQLASDDSMLPDSLRGFAPVVRGIAESNAQVTIRQNSNVIYQTYVPPGAFVIDDLFPTSSSGDLEVTIKEADGRERSFKQAFSAAPIMQREGSLKYALSAGQYRGYGNGSPTPHFAQTSLAYGMPYGFTLYNGLLISADYQAGALGVGIGLGSLGSVSADVTQAKTRFADDSSRQGQSYRLQYAKSITATGTNFSLGSHRYSTEGFYDFSEANQLTGVGSINSLGRNNNKRSRTQVHISQSLSDFGSLYLSAYQQDYWQRKGYERSATLGYNVNIHGINYGLNYSYSQTPGQLQNDQRVSLSLNIPLSQWLPNSWASYSVNSNKGGATSQQLGLSGSALEENNLSYNLQQSRTTRGGGNSGSLNSSYSGAYGQLSAGYSYGSHSRQLNYGLSGGVLAHPYGVTLSQSQSDTLVLVRAPGASGVGVGSGRGVKTDWRGYAVVPYATSYRQNTVALDTQSMGESIDMDITSQNVVPTRGAVVLANFKPRLGSRVLINLSYQGQPVPFGAMASLQDDEAESANSSIVGDGGQVYLSGVPDKGQLQVQWGNQVKQQCQVKFTLPAAEPDAHSTVRMLDAVCR; encoded by the coding sequence ATGACGCAGCTTCATTTGGCTTTACCGCCCGCCACACGGGCTTTAAGGCTGGCGATTCAGTTAGCGCTGGGGTTAACCGCCCTCTCTTCGCCCACTTGGGCCGAGGATTACTTCAATCCCGGCTCGCTAGAGATTAAAGATGCTAGCTATGCCGCAATTGATTTAACTATTTTTTCCCAATCGGGCGCGCAATTGCCCGGCAGCTACCGGGTGGATATCTATCTTAACGGCCAGCAGATTGAGACGCGGGACGTCAATTTTATTCAGGATAATGGCCAGTTACTGGCCGAAATCACCCCGCAGCAGTTGGCTGACTTGGGGGTGAAAGTAGCCGCCTTCCCCGCGCTGCAACAGCAGCCCGCGGATCTGCCAGTAACCCAACTCGGCCAATTTATCCCCGCCGCCAGCAGCCAGTTTGATTTTAACAAACAGCGACTGGATCTGAGTATTCCACAGGCGGCGCTAAATAGTCAGGCCCGTGGCTATATTGACCCCAAACAGTGGGATCAAGGCATTCCCGCGCTGATGCTCAACTACAATCTGAGTGGAGCCAATAGTAAGCAAAATAGCCAGTCGAGCAGCAGCCACTTCCTCAACCTGCGCAGCGGGTTGAACTGGGGGCCGTGGCGCTTACGCAACAACTCCACCTATAGCCAGAGCAGCAATGGCCAGCGCCAATGGAACATGCTGACCAATACGTTGCAGCGGGATATTCACGCCATCAAGGGTCAGCTCACACTGGGAGACAGCTATACCCCCGGTGATATCCTGACCGGCGTGCCTTTCCGTGGGGTGCAGTTGGCCTCTGATGACAGTATGTTGCCCGACAGCCTGCGCGGCTTTGCGCCCGTGGTGCGCGGCATTGCGGAGAGTAATGCTCAGGTCACCATTCGCCAGAACAGTAATGTGATTTACCAAACCTATGTGCCGCCGGGGGCGTTCGTCATTGACGACCTCTTCCCCACCTCCTCCAGTGGCGATCTGGAGGTGACCATCAAAGAGGCCGATGGTCGCGAGCGCAGCTTTAAGCAGGCGTTTTCTGCCGCGCCTATTATGCAGCGCGAGGGCAGCTTGAAATATGCCTTGAGCGCCGGTCAATATCGGGGCTATGGCAACGGCAGCCCAACGCCGCACTTTGCCCAAACTTCGCTAGCCTACGGGATGCCCTACGGCTTTACCCTGTATAACGGCTTATTGATTTCCGCCGATTATCAAGCGGGCGCACTGGGGGTCGGCATCGGCTTAGGCAGCTTGGGGTCAGTGTCGGCGGATGTGACACAGGCCAAGACCCGCTTTGCGGACGATAGCAGCCGTCAGGGGCAATCTTACCGCCTGCAATATGCCAAAAGCATCACCGCCACCGGCACTAACTTCTCGCTCGGCAGCCACCGCTACTCCACCGAGGGCTTTTACGACTTCAGCGAAGCCAATCAGTTAACGGGCGTGGGCAGCATTAACTCGCTGGGGCGCAACAATAACAAGCGCAGCCGCACCCAAGTGCATATCAGCCAGTCGCTGAGTGATTTTGGCAGCCTTTACCTGTCGGCCTATCAGCAGGATTACTGGCAGCGCAAGGGCTACGAGCGCAGTGCCACTCTGGGCTACAACGTCAATATTCACGGCATCAATTATGGCCTGAACTACAGCTACAGCCAGACCCCCGGCCAGTTGCAAAATGATCAGCGGGTCAGCTTGAGTCTGAATATCCCGCTGAGCCAATGGCTGCCCAATAGCTGGGCCAGCTACAGTGTGAACAGCAATAAAGGCGGGGCAACCAGCCAGCAACTGGGCCTCAGTGGCAGTGCGCTGGAAGAGAATAATCTGAGCTACAACCTGCAACAGAGCCGCACCACGCGCGGCGGCGGCAACAGCGGCAGCCTGAACAGCAGCTATAGCGGGGCTTACGGCCAGTTGAGTGCCGGTTACAGCTATGGCTCTCACAGCCGCCAGTTAAACTATGGCCTGAGCGGCGGTGTGCTGGCTCACCCTTATGGCGTCACTTTGTCCCAATCCCAGAGCGACACCCTAGTGTTGGTGCGCGCCCCCGGAGCCAGCGGTGTTGGCGTCGGCAGTGGTCGCGGGGTGAAAACCGACTGGCGCGGCTATGCGGTGGTGCCTTATGCCACCAGCTATCGTCAGAACACGGTGGCGCTGGATACCCAGAGCATGGGGGAGAGTATTGATATGGATATCACCAGCCAAAATGTGGTGCCGACCCGCGGCGCAGTAGTGCTGGCGAACTTCAAACCGCGTCTCGGTAGTCGCGTGCTGATCAACCTCAGTTATCAGGGCCAGCCAGTGCCTTTCGGCGCGATGGCCAGCTTACAAGATGATGAGGCCGAGAGCGCCAATAGCAGCATCGTCGGTGATGGCGGTCAGGTCTATCTCAGCGGCGTGCCGGATAAAGGTCAGTTGCAGGTGCAGTGGGGTAATCAAGTCAAGCAGCAGTGTCAGGTGAAATTTACCCTACCTGCGGCAGAGCCTGATGCCCATTCGACGGTGCGGATGCTGGATGCAGTGTGCCGGTAA
- a CDS encoding fimbrial protein: MQCKNSNTGTDNIYNFKYHVSFIKTADNHEVGEINNYPKITFVYSTTNGADPERSIDNVITPNNNIQVSRYGCTLDTPNLNFNLGKQQQKDFTGIGPIGSGPTQQIALTCDPNTKYSLKVDGDAEPNHPGVLKLTPESGAATGVGVQLLTGVNKDPVEFGKAKEMGHTAASGTDIKENIDITARYYQTAPTITPGSANASATYTMTYQ; this comes from the coding sequence ATGCAGTGTAAAAATAGTAATACGGGAACAGACAATATATATAATTTTAAGTATCATGTGAGTTTTATTAAAACAGCTGATAATCATGAGGTTGGTGAAATTAATAATTACCCTAAGATTACATTTGTGTATAGCACTACTAACGGCGCGGATCCAGAACGTTCCATAGATAATGTTATAACTCCAAATAATAACATTCAGGTTTCCAGATATGGCTGCACTCTCGACACCCCAAATCTTAATTTTAATTTAGGGAAGCAGCAGCAAAAAGATTTTACGGGTATAGGGCCAATAGGCAGCGGGCCAACACAACAAATTGCCTTAACCTGCGATCCCAATACCAAATATTCTCTTAAAGTTGATGGTGATGCTGAACCTAACCATCCTGGGGTGCTTAAATTAACCCCAGAATCAGGTGCCGCCACTGGGGTGGGGGTGCAATTACTGACTGGTGTTAATAAAGATCCGGTGGAGTTTGGCAAAGCCAAAGAGATGGGCCACACCGCTGCCAGTGGCACTGATATAAAGGAAAATATTGATATCACTGCCCGCTATTATCAGACGGCCCCCACGATCACTCCCGGTAGTGCTAATGCCAGTGCGACATATACGATGACTTATCAATAG